The Procambarus clarkii isolate CNS0578487 chromosome 50, FALCON_Pclarkii_2.0, whole genome shotgun sequence sequence GTATTAACAGTAAGCGCCTGCCAGTCCACAGCCACAAGTGGTGTTGTGCTAGATCTGATTTTCAAATTACTTGCATAATGCTCAGTTGTCCCTCCCTGCTGCTTGTTAAGATCTCCACAAGTCAGCCTGGTTTGATTAGCGCAGAGAGAAAATGCTAGACAAGAGAAGGCAGTATCTGGTGCCCGACAGCATGACTTCACTGTAGTGCATCATATCAACAAGTCCAAAAAACTCTATATAGGGACGCTCACTAGCACCAAGGAGCAGTTTAAGATATCATTCACACAAGATAACAGTAGGAACTCAAACTACATTGTCAGATACCTAAAGGCCTGGAGGAGGTATGGTATCTCTTAAATTAATTTGATGGGATTGAACACAATATTGTAatcatttttctttgttttccccCTTTAATTATGACTTGTGTATGTTGTAAAATGTATATCtattaataaatatttttatttaaaaaatttcTTTTATGAAAAATAAAGATATTTTGACGCTAAAACCTGTAGTCACCAAGTGATAAAAATAAACTGTGTTGAAAGTAATCACATGCCCTTATCTGGCAGGTTCCTCAGTAGTACCCAGAGCCAATTGGGAAACTACATGAAGGGCCCTTCCAAGAAAAACTCATGCTAGTCTGCTCTGGTCCATATAGTTTTGCAAAAGTAGTTCCACTAAACTGTTACTTTCTTGGGGGAGCCCCTTCTGATCCCTTGAAGCTATCTCGCCAAGATGGCTCCCAATTACTAGGTCACATCACCCAGAGTTGTTTAGCCTACCGGGCACCAGTGCTAACCCCACCCCTCACAGAGGTGCAAAGAGTGGGTGGGTGAGACATTGCCACCCCACTGGGAAAGGATCTGTGTAGTCAGCAAACCAATACAAACCACTGATGGGCTCAAAGAGACCAAAGTCTCAAAACTTCCAAACGAACTTCccaatgtaaacaaatgatcatATCTCGTGAAGTCATGCACGAGATTTAACACCAATCTCCCAGCCAGTACAGTATGGGAAGTGGTGCCCAAAAGCTTCAGGTCTCCCTCCAACCTTCCAAACCAGATCTGAAACACACATGAAGAGAACACCCATCAACTGTCAAACCTGGAAATACCCTTATGGCTCCCTAAAGCTAACTTCCCAGAGAAGAAAGACAAGGACTTACTAGGGAGTAGAGGCCTCAGGTAATCAAGACAGAGTCAGCTGGTCGAGAGAGGCCCCACACACAAGATCTGGGGACAATAAGTACTGGGCTGCCAAGACCCGTTATATTGCTAAATGTTTTTTTACACAGAAGTGTAGATTACAATTTATACATATGAATATCATgggcaaatgggcagtttctttcaccctgatgcacttgttcacctagcagcaaataagtacctgggacttAGATGGCTGCTACAGGCTGGGGATGTGtacactcatctagttgtactcacctagttgtacttgtgggggttgagctctggctctttggtcccacctcaactgtcaatcaactggtactcacctaattgtgcttgcgggggttaagctttggctctttggtcccgcctctcaactgtcaatcaactggtgtacagattcctgagcctactgggctctattatatctacatttgaaactgtgtatgggtcttcctccactacatcactgcctaatgcattccatctgttaactactgacactgaaaacgttctttctaacatcaatgtggctcatttgggtacattTGGGCACACTTTGGGTACTACTCATTTGCATACCACccgttaaacaatttatctttatctaccctgtcgattcttcttagaattttgtagttagtgatcatgtcttcccgagatctcctgtcttctagcgacgtgaggtgcatttcacgcagcctttcctcataacacaTGCCTCTTAATTtttggactagcctagtggcatacctctgcacTTTTTCCAgatctgtgtaattacctaagtgtagttacaggatgagaactatgctcatggtgtcccgtcttcccagcactctgtcataacactttgaaattaccGACGGTTTTGGTCTCCACCAGCCTCTCTCGTAACTTGTTCcggctaccactctgtttacaaaagtgaattttctccgGCAgcattgtttcgttagtttaaatctatgacctcttgttcttgaagttccgggtctcatgaattcttccctatcaattttatcgattcctgttaatattttgtgcttagtgatcatattgcctcttttttttcttctatcttctagtttttgcatatttaatgccactaacctctcctcgtagctcttgttcttcagttctgggagtcactagtggcatgtctttgcaccaagGGAAGTCGTAGTTACTAACGGGGTCTGATTTCTAATCTTCATGCTTTTCTATGATCATGATTCATCCAACGCTAGCTCTGGACCTCCCAACtatacaccccagaaggattcaaacccagacagccagcAGCACTATACATCATGGCGTACCTGGTtctttaaccactagaccacacgactgtgtgtattcacctacagtagttgtgcttgtggaggttgagctctgctctttcggcctgcctcttaactgtcaaatcaactgttacaggatgagagctacgcttgtggtgtcccgtcttcccagcactgttatataacgcgtgtgtgtgtgtgcatgtgtaagaaatatatgtagtagatataatagagaaaaaatagaATGGTTAGAAAGATGagtgtccaagagctaatagctcgattctgcagacacaaaatagtacacacacacacacacaccctactaaAAACCATATTTTTATGCATCCAATTTGTGCATAATTAATGTAATTATAATACACAaggtttatatataaaaaaaaaaacaagccaTAAAGatcttttggaaaataaatagtcgTATACTGGCAAAGTGATTTATTATTACATGTAGTATTGTGTGTAGTTACCAGCAGCTAGTGATAACTTAGGACAGGTGGACAACAGGTACAAACCAtcagagggagggaaggacgcCATGTTTCACCAGTTACTCTACCGATAACAAATGTCAAGGTATATATTACACGTATATACAAGATATGCTACAATCAGTCATCTTAATATATCGAGAACCAGCTTCAAATCAtaaattatacacaaaataaagCTAAGAGTAGCATTTGATTCCATAATTTCTTGAAAAAACTTAACACGGATAAGCATTTATTTGTCCAATTAATTTAGCGTATTAGACATAAAAACTGCTGTTTTTTTCATATAAATTTTGCAATATTTAACATTAAGAACTGCACTAATTTGCAAACACATTATaaatattaattcattacatgaaGCCAAGACTAACCAATGATATGACTTGTTACTGACAAGCTTTAACACAAGTGGTTGTCTAAAGTCCACAGAGCATGATCCTGGGGTCTTCCACAGCTTGCTTGATCTTCCTCAAGAAGGTAACTGCCTCCCTGCCATCAATGAGTCGGTGATCATATGTCAATGCGATGTACATCATAGGCTTGATGACCACCTGGTGAGAGAATATAAACATTttatcatgaaataattaacAAATGAACAGCATTTCAAACATGTTCAACTTGTCTCAAATAAATATACACACGTCTGTTTTCTTGTACTACAAAACACTACATACGATTTAATTAGTGCACATTGTTATTTTACAGTGCAAGCAAGGAAACACTGCTCCACTCTTACAATACCCAACATATAATGTAATCTCTGACAATTATTATTAAGGTCTTTTAAAATACAGTAATTTATAAATTTaagataaattttatatttagccACCCCTCCCTCAAGGAACCCCTCAAgctttatattaatatttaaaaagTAATCCAACAGAAAGAGCACACCAAATGAAGGgctcttcagctactggaacattaAGTAAACCAGAGACCACTTAAACAAAACTTTGCCCAATTTCATACATGAAGCAAGTTACATTGTAGAAACTATTAAGAATGTTTAACCcttaaaaaattttttttaaatcctCACCTGTCCATTCCTTGCTACTGGCCGATCAAATATACCATGCATCCCCAGAATGGCCGACTGAGGTGGATTGATAATAGGGGTTCCAAACAGGGAACCAAATACTCCTCCGTTGCTAATAGTGAAGGTTCCACCATCCATGTCTTCCACTGCCAGTGATCCAGTGCGAGCTTTTTCACCCAATTCCATAATGCCCTTTTCAACATCCAGGTAGTTCATCCCCTCTACATTACGCAAAACTGGTACAACGAGGCCCTAGAAAACACACTATGCTGAAATACGGGTTGTGAAAGTACATACGTTATAGTTTAAGTGgtgcattcttgcaaagccactaacgtgCATAACATTTTGGGCAAAGTCCTGAAAATAAATACAGTTTGTAGTGAAATAAAAACTCGAAGGTGAAGAAAATAGAAAGTATactgaataaaaaaaattgtaataaTAGGCATGTAGTAACAATTTGGATTCACATAAATTACTACGGATTATCACTATAAAGTGGTGATAAAACAAATTATATTGTAGTTGCATTTCTAGATAGTAAAATACTATGAGTTAATAGCAAAAGGTGGGATACAAgatggatgaaattaggtacttcacTGTTTTATTAGCTTCAGAAAGTAGTTCTTAAATTTCAAaagaaataaaaatatttttaattttgttttttgCACATACAAGGAGAGCGAGGCAGAACCATTCCAGACATTTAAGGTTTAATAAAGGCGATACAGTCCTATATCTTAAATAGATCTGGGACCACCATGACCAATTTCAACTTACAGAATTTAAAGTAAAAGATCGCAAAACATATAGACGTGGTGCTCTGACAACAATCTCCTGCCTCGTTCACCTTGGAGGGAAGCAGGTCAGATCTCGGGAACACTTATTGCAAAGACATTATTCTAAAGTACTGTACTACACGGGTGTACCTCTTCAGAAAGGGTAGCTCAGAGAGAGCTCCCCTCAGTTTAAACACTTGTTATTACTGATCAGACTAACTTGTACTGGTTAACCATGAAACTACCTAGCATGAACAAGGGCTTATAAGTACAATACTGTCAAAACCCCTTCAAGAAAAGTTTAAGAAAGTTACCGAGCAAAGACAATTCTGATACAGTAATTGCCAAACAAGCAATCCCCGGGAACATCTCCCATCTGCCACCAGGCGGTGGACTGGTTTATCAGAAGAGTCAACTGCACTACTTGTATTGTGCCTCGTTTGTTTATGGTTCCCTGTCTCTAGTAGTCAATTTCTCTCGGGTACCTCGGTGTAAGCTAATCTGACCAGCAATAATTGTTAAGATGAAGAGAACTACTATTTGGCCACAAAGTTCTAAATGTTATTAAGGAGAGCAGATAATTACAATTTACCTTTGGTGTAGCAACAGCAACAGAAATATCCACATAATCCCTGTAAACAATCTCGCTTCCATCTATGACAGCATTAACATTGGGTTGCTGAGTAAGAGCATATGCACAGGCTTTAACAAATGCTGACATAAAGCCCAACTTTATTCCGTGTTTCTTCAAAAATTGGTCCCCAATGCTCTTCCGAAGTTCCATGATGTTGCTAGAAGAGTACAAGACAAATTTTAATCTCCAATAAAAATTTATACTCGCAAAAAATTGTCATTACTTGGTCAGCATTTCATATCCCTGCATTCAAGAAAAATAGAAAAATACAATTATATAGAACAAGACTCATCCAACTTGCCTCATATCTAGTTCATTGAAGGTAGTTAACATTGCATTAGTGTTTTGTGCTTCCTTGAGTCGCTGGGCAATTCGTAGTCGCATTCGTGACATTTTTACACGTTGTTCTGTACGAGTCCCACTGATTTCTTTGCTGTAGTCCGCTGGTGGCACCTGCACAATGGAGATATCTAAATAAAGAACTAAGCTCAAAATTTATCATGCTATACAGCGCCACAAACTTAGAAAATACTAACAAACATTTCAAAGATTATTCATGTACAAAGACAGTGAGCAAACAATACTTATGGACAATTACAAAACAAGAAAGCAAGGAAGACCTAGACTAACcagagaaaaaaaatacattaaCAAAACCACACAAAACATACCATCTCTCATGAGTGGTACATACCGCTTCACATACAAATATACTGAATGTACTTGTTGGACAGATAACGAACTTGAAACTACCTAGGAACACTTCCTTTCGTGCACACACCTAATCTAATCCCTTCCCCCTCATTTACATCTCCTAAATAAGATTTGTTTTGGAATTATTAGAACGATTGAAATGGCACAAAGTCAATTCTGAAGAATCAGCAAAATCTAAGTAATCAAATTTTGTTAACAGTAGTTCATACAATGTGGGAAAATAATATACCTATATCTAGTTACTGGTAGACTAACTTTCTTATAGAAAAAGATATTAGATTATAACCAGGATAAATACCACAAATTCAGAATGGCATAGCCTGAGTCTAGAGAAGGCTACACCTTTTGGTAGGGTTGCTTAGAGAGTTTGCCTGGGGACTTTATCTTCAGTACTTCACTCTTGTGAAATTTCTTTACAAACTAAGCATCAGCAATCCTCTCCAAACATCCAAACCATTGCAAGTATTTAACTTGGTCCCCTCTACCACCTCACATTGCATAAATTCTTAGACAAAAATCTACTTCACACTAGTACAGGTCAGGGATGCCTAGAGGTATGACACATTTTCTTTGAACAAATGCATCTGCATCCCATGAAAGTGGGAAAACGGGCAGTGACAATAATTATTAACGCAGGCAGCACCTCTACCCTCAGTCCACCCTTCCAGTCATTTACAACACATACATGCAAGGTGGAGGAATTTACTTTTGCTATCCCCAAATCTTTCAGGAAATAAAAATGTATAATAAATGCCAACAATCATGACAAGTTAAGAATGGCAAGTAAAAAAGTAGGAAAAAATACTGTAGAAGGAATTAGAGCACATAGAACTTTGATTCACTAACCTTGACCTCAGCCTGATGGATGAATGATGAATGCTTTATTGCTGCTACAGGAATTGAAGCCAGTGGGGCTGCAGGTGGTGCAGCAGCTGGTGGGACAGTTTTTGGAATTGGCCCAGCTGCAGCAGTAGGCGGTGGAGGAGCTTTTGCTGCAATTGTTGCagctgcagcaacagcagcagcaggggcctcaaCAGCAGGGGCTTCCTCCTTCTTGGAAGGAGCAGCCCCCACAGCCCCAGCCTCTATCTTACATATATGTTGTCCAGCAGTAACTGTTGAACCATCCTCAACTAAAATTTCTTTAATAACACCAGCACAAGGAGAGTTCACTGGCATGGATGTCTGAAATAAAATATCAATATAAacttacatgtacacacacacacacaccccacacacaaaaACCCTATTAAAACACCTCTTCCATAAACAACAGTTTTTGTAGAAACGAATAAAAGATGAGCATAAAGGTTTAAACAAAAAAATTCAAGTACTACGTTTACATCAGCTGTACTTTCCTTTGGTGTAACCTTATCATGCATCAGGATATCTGGTTACACACTTGGACTTTATGCAAGGACTGGGTGAAATAATCTGACTTTGGACAAACAAAATATCCGGACTGCTttattcaggccaactaccaatgAGAAAGTGGTCAATCTGAATA is a genomic window containing:
- the LOC123772716 gene encoding dihydrolipoyllysine-residue succinyltransferase component of 2-oxoglutarate dehydrogenase complex, mitochondrial isoform X2; its protein translation is MLGVRNIGKYWARLPTQAELQVLRSSTRCVSSWKYHRVPSLACTFQCSHQYEQQIKDVRHFHTSSAFFGEVKVVQVPPFAESITEGDIRWIKEVGDSVSEDEPVAEIETDKTSMPVNSPCAGVIKEILVEDGSTVTAGQHICKIEAGAVGAAPSKKEEAPAVEAPAAAVAAAATIAAKAPPPPTAAAGPIPKTVPPAAAPPAAPLASIPVAAIKHSSFIHQAEVKVPPADYSKEISGTRTEQRVKMSRMRLRIAQRLKEAQNTNAMLTTFNELDMSNIMELRKSIGDQFLKKHGIKLGFMSAFVKACAYALTQQPNVNAVIDGSEIVYRDYVDISVAVATPKGLVVPVLRNVEGMNYLDVEKGIMELGEKARTGSLAVEDMDGGTFTISNGGVFGSLFGTPIINPPQSAILGMHGIFDRPVARNGQVVIKPMMYIALTYDHRLIDGREAVTFLRKIKQAVEDPRIMLCGL
- the LOC123772716 gene encoding dihydrolipoyllysine-residue succinyltransferase component of 2-oxoglutarate dehydrogenase complex, mitochondrial isoform X1, which produces MVISCCNQNTAGVCWDFVMFCVVWCLAPVGGQQPLIRCVSKRRGVLRSSTRCVSSWKYHRVPSLACTFQCSHQYEQQIKDVRHFHTSSAFFGEVKVVQVPPFAESITEGDIRWIKEVGDSVSEDEPVAEIETDKTSMPVNSPCAGVIKEILVEDGSTVTAGQHICKIEAGAVGAAPSKKEEAPAVEAPAAAVAAAATIAAKAPPPPTAAAGPIPKTVPPAAAPPAAPLASIPVAAIKHSSFIHQAEVKVPPADYSKEISGTRTEQRVKMSRMRLRIAQRLKEAQNTNAMLTTFNELDMSNIMELRKSIGDQFLKKHGIKLGFMSAFVKACAYALTQQPNVNAVIDGSEIVYRDYVDISVAVATPKGLVVPVLRNVEGMNYLDVEKGIMELGEKARTGSLAVEDMDGGTFTISNGGVFGSLFGTPIINPPQSAILGMHGIFDRPVARNGQVVIKPMMYIALTYDHRLIDGREAVTFLRKIKQAVEDPRIMLCGL